A genomic region of Halomonas aestuarii contains the following coding sequences:
- a CDS encoding GDSL-type esterase/lipase family protein, translating to MYRLNKNIKILSVLVFTILFNGCNEPKLDPIAKGGTILAFGDSLTDGVGTTRSRSYPAVLADLTGLNVINAGVSGEKTDRGLERLPVELERSSPDLVILIEGGNDILRNISHSVIKQNLRVMIEMSQSRGIPVVLIGVPKKSLFSSSAPFYEELAEDFDLVYDGSLIVDLLRDPSLKSDQIHFNEAGYQEMAESINDLLENSGALP from the coding sequence ATGTATCGTTTAAATAAAAATATTAAGATCCTCTCAGTTCTTGTTTTCACAATTTTATTTAACGGTTGTAACGAACCAAAACTTGACCCTATCGCAAAGGGTGGGACGATTCTGGCCTTCGGCGATAGCCTGACTGACGGGGTTGGTACGACAAGATCAAGAAGTTATCCTGCAGTGCTCGCCGATCTCACGGGGTTGAACGTGATCAATGCCGGTGTTTCCGGTGAAAAAACCGATAGAGGTCTGGAACGATTGCCAGTTGAGCTTGAGCGTTCTTCCCCGGATTTGGTGATTCTGATTGAAGGCGGTAATGATATTCTTCGAAATATAAGTCATTCTGTAATCAAGCAGAATCTGAGGGTGATGATCGAGATGTCGCAAAGTCGAGGTATCCCGGTAGTGCTGATCGGTGTTCCTAAGAAGAGCTTGTTTTCCAGTTCTGCGCCATTTTATGAGGAGCTCGCCGAGGATTTCGATTTGGTGTATGACGGATCTCTGATTGTTGATTTGCTCCGTGATCCATCCCTGAAATCTGACCAGATTCACTTTAATGAAGCGGGATATCAAGAGATGGCGGAGTCAATTAATGACTTGCTGGAGAATAGCGGGGCTCTTCCATGA
- a CDS encoding YbjQ family protein, protein MSDRVILTTSSHLEGYRVTEHIDIVSAECVFGMNILKDMFAGFRDFFGGRNKSSQDALRDARVACLDELRREASDMGANAVIGIDLDYSEISGGGKSMLFLVATGTAVKVAKA, encoded by the coding sequence ATGTCCGACCGAGTCATCCTGACCACCTCGTCCCACCTCGAGGGTTACCGCGTGACCGAGCATATCGATATCGTCTCGGCCGAGTGCGTGTTTGGCATGAACATCCTCAAGGACATGTTCGCCGGCTTTCGCGACTTCTTCGGCGGGCGCAACAAGTCGTCCCAGGATGCCCTGCGCGACGCCAGGGTGGCCTGCCTGGATGAGCTGCGTCGGGAGGCGAGTGACATGGGGGCCAATGCCGTCATCGGCATCGACCTCGACTACAGCGAGATCTCCGGCGGCGGCAAGTCGATGCTGTTCCTGGTCGCGACCGGCACGGCGGTGAAGGTCGCCAAGGCCTGA
- a CDS encoding DUF6494 family protein — protein sequence MNDETFNHSVRKLLKNVGVNTQQEIEKAVQQALADGRLQGDETLPARVKVEVAGLALDLEFTGDITLE from the coding sequence ATGAACGACGAGACCTTCAACCACAGCGTCCGCAAGCTGCTGAAGAACGTCGGCGTGAACACCCAGCAGGAGATCGAGAAGGCCGTGCAGCAGGCACTGGCCGATGGTCGCCTGCAGGGCGACGAGACGCTCCCGGCACGCGTGAAGGTCGAGGTGGCGGGCCTGGCACTGGACCTCGAGTTCACGGGAGACATCACCCTTGAGTGA
- a CDS encoding ABC transporter ATP-binding protein, translating to MSDAPIIRVEGLSKTFADGFQALVDVDLEIQRGEIFALLGPNGAGKTTLISVICGLVNASQGRVLVDGHDNVSDYRAARALIGLVPQELTNEAFTTVWDTVSFSRGLFGKPKDPGHIEKVLRSLTLWDKRNSRLLELSGGMKRRVLIAKALSHEPQVLFLDEPTAGVDVELRREMWEVVRGLRDQGVTIILTTHYIEEAEEMADRIGVIRRGEIVLVENTHALMRKLGSKELTLHLQQPLEAVPESLSGHGLALANEGQALVYSYDAASQEGGSTISGLLADVEAVGLKVKDLNTRQSSLEDIFVSLVQERR from the coding sequence TTGAGTGACGCGCCGATCATCCGTGTCGAGGGGCTGTCGAAGACCTTTGCCGACGGCTTCCAGGCGCTGGTCGATGTCGACCTCGAGATCCAGCGGGGCGAGATCTTCGCCCTGCTCGGCCCCAATGGCGCGGGCAAGACGACCCTGATCAGCGTGATCTGCGGGCTGGTCAACGCCAGCCAGGGCCGGGTGCTGGTGGATGGCCACGACAACGTCAGCGATTACCGCGCCGCCCGGGCGCTGATCGGCCTGGTGCCCCAGGAGCTGACCAACGAGGCCTTCACCACGGTGTGGGACACGGTCAGCTTCAGCCGCGGGCTGTTCGGCAAGCCCAAGGATCCGGGGCACATCGAGAAGGTGCTGCGCTCTCTGACCCTGTGGGACAAACGCAACAGCCGGCTGCTGGAACTCTCCGGCGGCATGAAGCGCCGAGTGCTGATCGCCAAGGCGCTGTCCCACGAGCCCCAGGTGCTGTTCCTGGACGAGCCCACCGCCGGGGTGGACGTGGAGCTGCGCCGCGAGATGTGGGAGGTGGTCCGCGGCCTGCGCGACCAGGGGGTGACCATCATCCTCACCACCCACTACATCGAGGAGGCCGAGGAGATGGCCGACCGCATCGGGGTGATCCGCCGCGGGGAGATCGTGCTGGTGGAGAACACCCATGCCCTGATGCGCAAGCTCGGCAGCAAGGAGCTGACCCTGCACCTGCAGCAGCCCCTGGAGGCGGTGCCGGAATCCCTCTCGGGCCACGGCCTGGCACTCGCCAACGAGGGCCAGGCGCTGGTCTACAGCTATGATGCGGCCAGCCAGGAAGGCGGCTCGACCATCTCCGGACTGCTGGCCGACGTGGAGGCGGTGGGGTTGAAGGTCAAGGATCTGAATACCCGCCAGAGTTCGCTGGAGGACATCTTCGTCAGCCTGGTCCAGGAGCGTCGCTGA
- a CDS encoding phytoene desaturase family protein, with amino-acid sequence MTAKQSANEFDVIVIGSGMGGMTTAAALSRLDHKVLLLEQAQAFGGLTHSFSRNGFTWDVGLHYCGTFGHDQPAGRILDWLSGGTIEFRSVGTVYDTLHFPDGFEISVGRPAEAYKMELKDHFPDNVAEIDAYFQALLSAEEAGHMVGAERAIPEPFRSAHHWWNKRKIQRWCSRTTAEVIAELISNPKLASVLSAQWGTYGGNPKEASFAFHATVMGHYLEGAGYPVGGAAAIAKGLVPVIEAAGGSARTGMSVSEILLEDDKAVGVRTKSGEEFNAPFIVSAIGAGETVKHLLPEKIREQDWAREIATFKPSICHFDLFLGFEGDIAKHGATRSNHWFYDSWDTNDAIFAAPGNEPIPMMFVSFGSLKDATHEPGPSNRHTGDMLVWADWSSVAEFANGGAEQRPEEWAVFKQSIESRMLACFEEKFPDLAPLVVYRELGTPLATASFTGHEKGGFYGVETSPRRLLSDALNARTPVPGLFLSGQDVMSPGIAGALTGGMLGAAAIDPRVFQKLR; translated from the coding sequence ATGACAGCCAAACAGTCAGCAAACGAGTTCGACGTCATTGTTATCGGGTCCGGCATGGGTGGAATGACGACGGCCGCTGCGCTTTCCCGGCTAGATCACAAAGTCCTGCTGCTTGAGCAAGCGCAGGCATTTGGTGGGCTTACACATTCCTTCTCACGAAACGGCTTCACCTGGGATGTCGGCCTTCATTATTGCGGTACATTCGGCCATGACCAACCTGCGGGCCGGATCTTGGACTGGCTCAGCGGCGGAACAATCGAGTTTCGCTCGGTTGGTACCGTCTATGACACGCTTCACTTCCCGGATGGCTTCGAGATATCCGTTGGGCGCCCGGCTGAAGCCTACAAGATGGAGCTTAAAGACCATTTTCCCGATAATGTTGCCGAAATAGATGCCTACTTCCAGGCATTGCTGTCGGCGGAGGAAGCCGGGCACATGGTGGGTGCCGAGCGAGCGATACCTGAGCCGTTCCGTTCCGCTCATCACTGGTGGAATAAAAGGAAGATCCAGCGCTGGTGCAGTCGCACGACCGCCGAGGTGATTGCAGAGCTCATCAGCAACCCGAAGCTTGCCTCCGTGTTGTCGGCGCAGTGGGGCACCTATGGCGGCAATCCGAAAGAAGCGAGCTTTGCCTTTCATGCCACCGTCATGGGCCACTACCTTGAAGGCGCCGGCTATCCCGTGGGCGGCGCTGCTGCCATCGCGAAGGGTCTTGTTCCGGTGATCGAAGCAGCGGGAGGCAGTGCCCGAACCGGAATGTCGGTTAGTGAAATATTGCTTGAAGATGACAAAGCCGTGGGTGTGCGCACCAAATCCGGTGAAGAATTCAACGCGCCGTTCATCGTATCCGCGATCGGTGCCGGTGAAACCGTGAAGCACCTGCTACCGGAGAAAATTCGTGAGCAGGACTGGGCTCGTGAGATAGCTACATTCAAGCCGTCGATCTGCCACTTCGATCTTTTTCTTGGCTTCGAGGGAGACATCGCCAAACACGGAGCGACGCGTTCAAACCACTGGTTTTACGACAGCTGGGACACCAATGACGCCATCTTTGCAGCGCCGGGCAACGAGCCAATTCCGATGATGTTCGTCTCGTTTGGATCCCTCAAGGATGCCACGCACGAACCCGGCCCCTCGAACAGGCACACTGGCGATATGCTGGTGTGGGCCGATTGGTCGTCAGTAGCCGAATTTGCAAATGGAGGTGCTGAGCAGCGTCCCGAAGAGTGGGCAGTATTTAAGCAGAGTATCGAATCCAGGATGTTGGCGTGCTTCGAAGAGAAATTCCCAGATTTGGCGCCACTTGTCGTCTACCGTGAGCTTGGCACTCCACTCGCAACCGCCTCATTCACCGGTCACGAGAAGGGGGGGTTCTATGGCGTCGAAACAAGCCCGCGCCGGTTGTTATCGGATGCACTCAATGCCCGCACGCCTGTTCCCGGTTTGTTCCTGTCAGGGCAGGACGTTATGAGCCCTGGAATCGCTGGGGCGCTTACGGGTGGCATGTTAGGCGCTGCGGCGATCGATCCGCGTGTCTTCCAGAAACTGAGATAG
- a CDS encoding peptidylprolyl isomerase produces the protein MAQASARHILVDSEAKCNELKAEIEGGRDFAEVAREHSTCPSGRQGGELGTFGPGQMVPEFDKVVFSAEVGTVQGPVKTQFGYHLLEVTSRS, from the coding sequence ATGGCTCAGGCAAGCGCACGTCATATCCTGGTGGACAGCGAAGCGAAATGTAACGAACTCAAGGCCGAGATCGAGGGCGGTCGCGACTTCGCCGAGGTCGCTCGCGAGCACTCCACCTGCCCGTCCGGTCGCCAGGGCGGCGAGCTCGGCACCTTCGGCCCGGGGCAGATGGTGCCGGAATTCGACAAGGTGGTGTTCTCCGCCGAGGTGGGCACGGTCCAGGGCCCGGTGAAGACCCAGTTCGGCTACCACCTGCTGGAGGTCACCAGCCGCAGCTGA
- a CDS encoding DHCW motif cupin fold protein, which yields MNITDLPFGVTDWSEVEKTEHSGEQGVAYWKTRKFGDIRVRMVEYSPGYLADHWCAKGHILLCLEGELHTELEDGRRFVLSRGMSYQVADNAELHRSSTERGAKLFVVD from the coding sequence TTGAACATCACGGATTTGCCTTTTGGGGTTACTGATTGGTCTGAAGTTGAGAAGACCGAGCACTCCGGGGAACAGGGTGTGGCTTACTGGAAAACCCGAAAATTCGGCGATATCCGAGTGCGAATGGTTGAGTACAGCCCAGGCTATTTGGCCGATCATTGGTGTGCCAAGGGACACATACTTCTCTGTCTAGAAGGCGAGCTTCATACTGAACTGGAAGACGGTCGGCGTTTCGTACTCAGTCGCGGTATGAGCTATCAGGTCGCAGATAATGCAGAGCTTCACCGTTCATCGACTGAGCGAGGCGCCAAGCTATTCGTTGTCGACTAA